A stretch of the Meles meles chromosome 19, mMelMel3.1 paternal haplotype, whole genome shotgun sequence genome encodes the following:
- the SHISA7 gene encoding protein shisa-7 isoform X1: MPSLLLLGTLLLLASTARQAGARPSNATSAEPPGPLPALLAHLRRLTGALTGGGGTAGPGANGTRTSTASGTGAAARAPPPAELCHGYYDVMGQYDATFNCSTGSYRFCCGTCHYRFCCEHRHMRLAQASCSNYDTPRWATTPPPLAGGVGGAGGVGGGPGPGQAGWLEGGRAGGAAGRGGEGPGGSTAYVVCGVISFALAVGVGAKVAFSKASRAPRAHREINVPRALVDILRHQAGPGTRPDRARSSSLTPGVGGPDSIPPRTPKNLYNTVKPSNLDNLHHNYLHLNVNSPKHHAATMDWRAAPPPSPSLHYSTLSCSRSFHNLSHLPPSYEAAVKSELNRYSSLKRLAEKDLDEAYLKRRPLTEMPRGTLPLHALRRPGTGGGYRMDAWGGPEELGLAPAPNPRRVMSQEHLLGDGGRSRYEFTLPRARLVSQEHLLLSSPEALRQSREHLLSPPRSPALPPEPGARAGLAASHSNLLLGPGGPPTPLHGLPPPPSLHAHHHHGLHGSPQPAWMSDAGGGGGTLARRPPFQRQGTLEQLQFIPGHHLPQHLRTASKNEVTV, from the exons ATGCCGTCCCTCCTGCTTCTCGGGACCCTCCTGCTCCTGGCCTCGACCGCCCGCCAGGCCGGGGCGCGCCCGTCCAACGCCACAAGCGCCGAGCCGCCGGGCCCGCTGCCCGCCCTGCTGGCGCACCTGCGGCGCCTGACCGGGGCGCTGACCGGCGGCGGGGGCACTGCGGGCCCGGGCGCCAACGGCACCAGGACCAGCACCGCGAGCGGGACAGGCGCGGCGGCGCGGGCGCCCCCTCCCGCCGAGCTCTGCCATGGATATTACGACGTCATGGGCCAGTACGACGCCACCTTCAACTGCAGCACGGGCTCCTACCGCTTCTGCTGCGGCACCTGCCACTACCGCTTCTGCTGCGAGCATCGCCACATGCGCCTGGCGCAGGCCTCCTGCTCCAACTACGACACGCCGCGCTGGGCCACCACGCCGCCGCCGCTGGCCGGGGGCGTCGGGGGtgctgggggtgtgggaggggggcCCGGTCCCGGCCAGGCCGGGTGGCTGGaagggggccgggcggggggcgcAGCGGGGCGTGGGGGTGAGGGCCCCGGGGGCAGCACAGCCTACGTGGTGTGCGGGGTCATCAGCTTCGCCCTGGCGGTGGGCGTCGGCGCCAAAGTGGCCTTCAGCAAGGCGTCCCGTGCTCCCAGGGCACATCGGGAGATCAACGTGCCCAG GGCTCTGGTGGACATTTTGAGGCATCAGGCGGGGCCCGGGACCCGCCCAGACCGGGCACGAAGCAGCTCCTTGACCCCAGGGGTCGGAGGCCCGGACAGCATTCCCCCAAGGACGCCCAAGAACCTCTACAACACCGTGAAGCCCTCCAATCTCG ATAATCTGCACCACAATTACCTGCACCTCAACGTCAACAGCCCCAAGCACCATGCCGCCACGATGG ACTGGCGCGCCGCTCCGCCACCCAGCCCCTCCTTGCACTACTCCACACTCTCCTGCTCACGGTCCTTCCACAATCTCTCGCATCTGCCCCCGTCCTACGAGGCCGCTGTGAAATCCGAACTCAACCGCTACTCCTCCCTCAAGAGACTGG ctgagAAGGATCTGGACGAGGCCTACCTGAAGCGCCGGCCCCTGACAGAGATGCCCCGCGGGACGCTGCCCCTGCACGCACTGCGGCGGCCCGGCACGGGGGGCGGCTACCGCATGGACGCCTGGGGCGGCCCGGAGGAGCTGGGCCTGGCGCCCGCGCCCAACCCACGCCGGGTCATGTCCCAGGAGCACCTGCTGGGCGACGGAGGCCGCTCGCGCTACGAATTCACCCTGCCTCGCGCGCGCCTGGTGTCGCAGGAGCACCTGCTCCTGTCGTCGCCCGAGGCCCTGCGCCAGAGCCGAGAGCACCTGCTGTCGCCGCCACGAAGCCCCGCGCTGCCCCCGGAGCCCGGCGCTCGCGCCGGCCTGGCCGCGTCCCACTCCAACCTGCTGCTGGGCCCCGGGGGCCCGCCCACACCGCTGCACGGGCTGCCCCCGCCGCCCAGCCTGCACGCGCACCACCACCACGGCCTGCACGGCTCCCCGCAGCCCGCCTGGATGTCGGAcgccggcgggggagggggcacgTTGGCGCGCAGGCCGCCCTTCCAGCGCCAGGGCACGCTGGAGCAGCTGCAGTTCATCCCGGGCCACCACCTGCCGCAACACCTGCGCACTGCCAGCAAGAACGAGGTGACGGTCTGA
- the SHISA7 gene encoding protein shisa-7 isoform X2 — MPSLLLLGTLLLLASTARQAGARPSNATSAEPPGPLPALLAHLRRLTGALTGGGGTAGPGANGTRTSTASGTGAAARAPPPAELCHGYYDVMGQYDATFNCSTGSYRFCCGTCHYRFCCEHRHMRLAQASCSNYDTPRWATTPPPLAGGVGGAGGVGGGPGPGQAGWLEGGRAGGAAGRGGEGPGGSTAYVVCGVISFALAVGVGAKVAFSKASRAPRAHREINVPRALVDILRHQAGPGTRPDRARSSSLTPGVGGPDSIPPRTPKNLYNTVKPSNLDWRAAPPPSPSLHYSTLSCSRSFHNLSHLPPSYEAAVKSELNRYSSLKRLAEKDLDEAYLKRRPLTEMPRGTLPLHALRRPGTGGGYRMDAWGGPEELGLAPAPNPRRVMSQEHLLGDGGRSRYEFTLPRARLVSQEHLLLSSPEALRQSREHLLSPPRSPALPPEPGARAGLAASHSNLLLGPGGPPTPLHGLPPPPSLHAHHHHGLHGSPQPAWMSDAGGGGGTLARRPPFQRQGTLEQLQFIPGHHLPQHLRTASKNEVTV; from the exons ATGCCGTCCCTCCTGCTTCTCGGGACCCTCCTGCTCCTGGCCTCGACCGCCCGCCAGGCCGGGGCGCGCCCGTCCAACGCCACAAGCGCCGAGCCGCCGGGCCCGCTGCCCGCCCTGCTGGCGCACCTGCGGCGCCTGACCGGGGCGCTGACCGGCGGCGGGGGCACTGCGGGCCCGGGCGCCAACGGCACCAGGACCAGCACCGCGAGCGGGACAGGCGCGGCGGCGCGGGCGCCCCCTCCCGCCGAGCTCTGCCATGGATATTACGACGTCATGGGCCAGTACGACGCCACCTTCAACTGCAGCACGGGCTCCTACCGCTTCTGCTGCGGCACCTGCCACTACCGCTTCTGCTGCGAGCATCGCCACATGCGCCTGGCGCAGGCCTCCTGCTCCAACTACGACACGCCGCGCTGGGCCACCACGCCGCCGCCGCTGGCCGGGGGCGTCGGGGGtgctgggggtgtgggaggggggcCCGGTCCCGGCCAGGCCGGGTGGCTGGaagggggccgggcggggggcgcAGCGGGGCGTGGGGGTGAGGGCCCCGGGGGCAGCACAGCCTACGTGGTGTGCGGGGTCATCAGCTTCGCCCTGGCGGTGGGCGTCGGCGCCAAAGTGGCCTTCAGCAAGGCGTCCCGTGCTCCCAGGGCACATCGGGAGATCAACGTGCCCAG GGCTCTGGTGGACATTTTGAGGCATCAGGCGGGGCCCGGGACCCGCCCAGACCGGGCACGAAGCAGCTCCTTGACCCCAGGGGTCGGAGGCCCGGACAGCATTCCCCCAAGGACGCCCAAGAACCTCTACAACACCGTGAAGCCCTCCAATCTCG ACTGGCGCGCCGCTCCGCCACCCAGCCCCTCCTTGCACTACTCCACACTCTCCTGCTCACGGTCCTTCCACAATCTCTCGCATCTGCCCCCGTCCTACGAGGCCGCTGTGAAATCCGAACTCAACCGCTACTCCTCCCTCAAGAGACTGG ctgagAAGGATCTGGACGAGGCCTACCTGAAGCGCCGGCCCCTGACAGAGATGCCCCGCGGGACGCTGCCCCTGCACGCACTGCGGCGGCCCGGCACGGGGGGCGGCTACCGCATGGACGCCTGGGGCGGCCCGGAGGAGCTGGGCCTGGCGCCCGCGCCCAACCCACGCCGGGTCATGTCCCAGGAGCACCTGCTGGGCGACGGAGGCCGCTCGCGCTACGAATTCACCCTGCCTCGCGCGCGCCTGGTGTCGCAGGAGCACCTGCTCCTGTCGTCGCCCGAGGCCCTGCGCCAGAGCCGAGAGCACCTGCTGTCGCCGCCACGAAGCCCCGCGCTGCCCCCGGAGCCCGGCGCTCGCGCCGGCCTGGCCGCGTCCCACTCCAACCTGCTGCTGGGCCCCGGGGGCCCGCCCACACCGCTGCACGGGCTGCCCCCGCCGCCCAGCCTGCACGCGCACCACCACCACGGCCTGCACGGCTCCCCGCAGCCCGCCTGGATGTCGGAcgccggcgggggagggggcacgTTGGCGCGCAGGCCGCCCTTCCAGCGCCAGGGCACGCTGGAGCAGCTGCAGTTCATCCCGGGCCACCACCTGCCGCAACACCTGCGCACTGCCAGCAAGAACGAGGTGACGGTCTGA